The Cytophagales bacterium DNA segment CAGATGTTAAATTAATTAATTGTGTCCATCCTGTTAATTGAGCAATCATTACTGTTTTTTGATCTAACGTAAACATATTCTGGCATGCGTCATAACTCATATAATTTTCAATTTGGTCCACCACATCAGTTGTATAAGGGCTGCAGGTACCCACATCATTACTGCATGTATTTTGTGAAGTGTTACATCCAAAAGTTTCATTTGCGGTAGGGGGTGTATCACCTATGCCATCGCCAGAAGAACAATGATTGGTTGTACCGCAACCACCTTGAAATGTATGCGCCAATGCAAAGCAATGCCCTGCTTCGTGGGTAGGGGTTCTGCCGTTTGAGAACGATGTGCCAATTGTACCCCATTCGTTATGCACATTCACATATCCGTATGTTGACCAGTTACCTCCGGGAAATTGTCCGTACCCTAGTATCGAACCACCACCAATAGACCGTACGAGCCAAATATTAAAATATTGATTTTCCGGCCAGTGGCTTAAAGATTTTATACCATCATTAAAACTATGGACGGTGCGTGCATCCTTAACTCTCACAATTCCTTGAGTACAGTTGCCAAAGGGGTCTAATTGAGCCAGCCTGAATTCTATTTCACAATCTGCAGCATAAGGCAGGAAAAGGGCACGGGTATCGGTCGTGTCTGCATTGAGCCGCTGATAATCTTCGCTCATCACCCTAATACCATCCCTTACCTGTTCAGTTGAGATCTTTTCTGCTCCATCATCATGAATAACGTGAACGACAGTAGGTATAATTTTGAGCGCTTTGGTTGTTTTTTTTTCGTCAGAGGTATTTTTGAGATATCTCTTTACTTTTTCCACTGATTTGGCTCTTTGAAGAGCAATTGAAGGGTCTTTTTTTAGAAGATATTCATAATATTGATCTGTACCGCACCAATTTTTAGTTTTGTTTTGGGCATGCATAACTATAGGCGCTAAAAGAGCGCTGGATAGAACAATCCCTGCTACAGAAAAAAATCTTGCGGGGAAAATTTCGGATGTGTAAGTAAAGTGTCTCATAATTGATAATAGTTAAATGATTGTTGTTTGTTTGAACAAAGTTGAATCATAATATCTTAATAATTTGTCGTATAAAAGACAATTATTGTTAATAATATTACAGGAAACCTCCTTTTTTCCTTTTGATCTTTGCGGGTTTGGGCAAATTAGCTTTTTTAAATTTAGGCATTTTGTGTTTGTGCATCTTGCTTCTTTGTTCCTTCATATTTACGAGGAGATATTCAACTTTAAAACCAAATATCAGGTACCCGTCCTTTCTTTTTGGATTTCCTCTTTTATGGTCTTCTTCCCAGTGAGTAGGATCATTTGGATTAGTGTTTATTGGGAAGCCACCTTCGTTGGTTCTGTCCGCAAGTTCAGCAGCAAGCGGATCTTCAAAAGATGTGTTGTCAACAAAAGCAGTACTTATATCATCAATATAATCTGTAAACGTTTTGGTGTAGCTTACCTCAAAACTCATATCAAGCACAGGGGTTTGTTTTAAGCGTATTCCTCCGCCAAACGGAATACCAAAAGTAAATCTGCTATACTTTTTTCCTTCTGTTTGTAATGGTTGCAGTGAATGCCATTTTCCGTCAGATGCTTTTGCCCTGGGATTAAAGAACAGGGCAGCTGCACCTGCAAAAATGTAGGGTGTGAATGATTTACGTTTATGGTAGAATCTTTCATACTTAAACAGATCATAAACTACACCAGCCATAAATCCTGCATTACCAGACCGGAATGATAAATTTCTTTTTTTATTTGTACCACCTTTATCTGTACTAAAG contains these protein-coding regions:
- a CDS encoding outer membrane beta-barrel protein, which translates into the protein MKRFLLLNVLFACSFSLASIISNAQSFEKRTDHLNFIRGTAGTGLSSYYGDLCDNFECFRFRPQFSIGGYYRFNENFSFKAEFNYMRFFSTDKGGTNKKRNLSFRSGNAGFMAGVVYDLFKYERFYHKRKSFTPYIFAGAAALFFNPRAKASDGKWHSLQPLQTEGKKYSRFTFGIPFGGGIRLKQTPVLDMSFEVSYTKTFTDYIDDISTAFVDNTSFEDPLAAELADRTNEGGFPINTNPNDPTHWEEDHKRGNPKRKDGYLIFGFKVEYLLVNMKEQRSKMHKHKMPKFKKANLPKPAKIKRKKGGFL